One genomic window of Arachis hypogaea cultivar Tifrunner chromosome 8, arahy.Tifrunner.gnm2.J5K5, whole genome shotgun sequence includes the following:
- the LOC112708223 gene encoding uncharacterized protein produces the protein MPPSSPSMASTLRAYALPLILFAFAMLYQLLLIPNYFPPSHYDVLKIDTYSPVDKVRDSYHTLQSNWNSSPQVPDTCQFLKIQYAYELLTNPSWKRDYDLFGIDDQLHILENASKNCAGKRISELDLPLLDVPPPSGPIDHSHKVITALDFQSIFPVTKPWLIQLYSSGSKRCAQFSESWNKIASLLHPFANTGMVELGEVQLAVYLADKRSTGKPYFRNGIPYLLAIPPGCRDVKCFSRFDGELTVDKVTNWFATTVLALPQINYYSKESLVPKLFGKSSHHKVKVIFFTKSGERAAPFIRQAAKDYWDYASFAFILWREEESSYWMGAFGVESAPAVVFLKDPGVKPVVHHGSVDNSFFLKMMENNKQQELPQLRSVTSMELGCDPHGYSRAGYDTIIWYCAIAVGRPGLALNKMRETMCRVKETLSKPNEADASSDNQTLAPAVEVIKRKRLTFAWLDGEKQKDFCRFYLGPASEQTCGQHTGVDDIPQLFIIRYLRNSSAMDTKTQEKPTWKSLLMKDLEGEHDQAGQFVARYKGASDISEISQWIASIIKDGDTRELPFFTLRTPALVPDDKDPGWSRTAQKVPLENLKQRIQGVVRGLLVYQEDPRIGPFLLLGALISMGSIWFRRNQAQTSESNPQSQPSSEEPSQDERNQRPRDGLRRRQTKDSTKNQHPSMTDSEPKGAYQIPLSDSESE, from the exons ATGCCTCCTTCTTCGCCATCAATGGCTTCCACTCTCAGAGCCTACGCCCTCCCTCTCATTCTCTTCGCCTTCGCCATGCTCTACCAGCTTCTCCTCATTCCCAATTATTTCCCCCCTTCCCACTACGACG TGCTCAAAATCGACACCTATAGTCCGGTGGACAAAGTCAGAGACTCTTACCACACTCTTCAATCCAACTG GAATTCGAGTCCCCAAGTTCCTGATACTTGTCAGTTCTTAAAG ATTCAATATGCTTATGAGTTGCTGACAAATCCCTCGTGGAAAAGAGATTATGACCTATTTGGGATTGATGATCAACTT CATATTCTTGAGAATGCCAGCAAGAATTGTGCTGGAAAACGCATTTCGGAATTGGATCTCCCTCTACTAGATGTCCCTCCTCCTTCTG GGCCTATTGATCATTCTCATAAAGTCATTACCGCACTAGACTTCCAGTCTATATTTCCAGTTACAAAGCCATGGCTAATTCAG TTATATTCATCGGGGAGCAAACGCTGTGCTCAATTTTCAGAATCCTGGAATAAAATTG CTTCTCTATTGCATCCGTTTGCAAATACTGGTATGGTGGAACTTGGTGAGGTGCAATTAGCCGTCTACCTAGCTGATAAAAGATCAACAGGAAAACCTTACTTCAGAAATG GAATTCCATATCTTCTTGCTATTCCTCCCGGATGCCGTGATGTAAAATGTTTTAGTAG GTTTGATGGAGAGCTTACTGTGGACAAGGTTACAAATTGGTTTGCAACAACTGTACTGGCTTTACCTCAAATTAACTACTACTCGAAGGAGTCACTG GTGCCAAAACTTTTTGGAAAGAGTAGTCATCATAAG GTAAAAGTAATATTTTTCACAAAATCTGGGGAACGTGCTGCTCCATTTATTCGACAAGCAGCAAAAGACTATTGGGATTATGCTTCATTCGCATTCATTCTTTGGCGGGAAGAGGAGTCTTCCTATTGGATGGGAGC atttggCGTAGAATCTGCACCTGCTGTCGTATTTCTTAAAGACCCAGGTGTCAAACCTGTTGTGCACCATG GTTCAGTAGACAATTCATTTTTCTTGAAGATGATGGAAAATAATAAACAGCAAG aGCTTCCTCAATTAAGAAGTGTGACATCAATGGAGCTTGGTTGTGATCCCCATGGCTATTCTCGTGCTGGATATGATACAATTATTTGGTATTGCGCTATTGCAGTAGGAAGGCCAGGTCTTGCGCTGAACAAAATGCGTGAA ACTATGTGCAGGGTCAAAGAAACATTGTCTAAGCCTAATGAGGCAGATGCATCATCTGACAATCAAACCTTAGCTCCAGCTGTGGAGGTAATTAAAAGAAAGCGGTTGACGTTTGCTTGGCTTGATGGTGAAAAGCAAAAG GATTTTTGTCGATTTTACCTTGGTCCGGCTAGCGAGCAGACTTGTGGACAACACACGGGCGTTGATGATATTCCTCAGTTATTTATTATTCGTTACCTGAGGAATAGCAGTGCTATGGATACCAAGACACAGGAAAAACCGACATGGAAATCTCTGCTGATGAAAGATCTAGAGGGTGAACATGATCAAGCAGGCCAGTTTGTAGCTAGATATAAGGGTGCAAGTGATATCTCAGAG ATAAGCCAATGGATTGCAAGTATAATAAAAGATGGTGACACAAGAGAATTACCATTCTTT ACACTACGAACTCCAGCTCTTGTTCCAGATGACAAAGATCCTGGTTGGTCCAGAACTGCGCAAAAGGTTCCTTTGGAAAATCTCAAGCAGAGGATTCAGGGTGTTGTTAGAGGACTTTTGGTTTACCAAGAGGATCCAAGAATTGGTCCTTTCTTGCTTCTGGGAGCATTAATTTCTATGGGTTCCATCTGGTTCCGAAGGAACCAAGCTCAGACATCTGAATCAAATCCACAAAGTCAACCAAGTTCTGAG